The genomic stretch GACCGCTTCCGCGTCCTGCTCGACGGCCCGCTTGTCCGGGCGCTGGAACGACAGGCCCCAGCGGCGCAGGTACTTGCCCACCCCCTGTTCGGTCAGCCGCACCCGGTACAGCTTCGCGATCAGGCCCCCCACTCCCGCGCGCGTCCACAGCTGCCCGGCCAGCCCCAGGTCACAGGGGCGGTGATCCAGAACCGCCTGCCGGATCGCCTGCTGCTCGACCGCGTCGAGAACCTGATGCTCGCCGACCCGGCGTCCACGCGGCTGAGCCACGAGCGCCTCGCGCCCGCCGGCCAGCCACTTCGCCCACCAATTGTCCACCGCCTTGAGCGAGACCCGGAACACCGCCGCGACATCCTCACGGTCCCGGCCCGCCACCAACGCGGCCACCGCTCGCAGTCGAAGGGCCTCCTGAGCCGACGGCGACAACTGCCTTGCGTCCCCCACCAGTTCACTCACGCAGGGATCAACGACCCAGAACATCTACCGTTTCGGATCAATAGCTGTCCAATTAGCTCTGCCAGCCGTCAAGTGACACCTGCGGCCCTTGCCTGAAATAGGCATGGAGAGCGCTGGCAGTCGTATCGACAAACGATTCCGGGATGGAAGCCGCGTCAACCCAGCAGACTTGAGCGTGTTTTCGTGGTTCGCGGTTCTCGGGTTCTCCAGCCCACTCGTGCGCAGCAAAGACGACGGTGAGGAAGCCGTTGGGAGCTTCGACTCCCCAGGCGCCGTGGATGATGTGGGCGACCCTGAGGGCCTCCGGCTTCACGGTCATGCCCGTCTCTTCGTGCAGCTCCCGCACCGCCGTCTTTGTGATCGGCTCGCCGGGCTCGCTCTTGCCGACGGGGAGGTCCCACATGCCCTGGGCAAACTTGGCGTTCTGACTGCGCTGGAGAAGGACGACGCGGTCGGTGGCCCTGTCGTGGACAATGACGGCGGCGACCAGCAGAGTCATGGATTCAAGGGCGGGCGGCAGGGCCTTGGGCTGGTCGTCGGTGATCCGCTGAGCCACGGTTGGTGTCCCTTCGTCGGCCGGATAGTGGCAGCCTAGGCCAGCGCTTCGCGTGCGCGGCAGGCGAGCTCAGCGGCTCCGGGCACTTTGCGGCGCTGGTAGACGGAGAGGGTTGAACGGAGCGAGGTGATGGCCTTGCGGGTGCGGTCGGAGGTCATGCCCTCCATCAAGGTCAGGGCCTGTGACCAGGCGGCTACGGCCTCGTCGGCTCGGGCCTGAGCGGCGAGGCTGTCGCCGAGGTCGGCGTACGTGAGGGCGTGGACACGCTTGTACTTCTCCCGGTCCCAGCGCACCAGGGCATCGCGATGCTGTTGTTCCGTGCCGACGTGGTCGGCGAGGTCGGTCAGGGTTCGGGCGGTGTGGCTGGCGACGGTGCCGGCGGCCGGGCCACTGACCCGGGAGTAGCTCGGCTGGGGGCCGTCGTCACGCAGGAGGGCGTCTTCGGCGGCGAGCAGGGCGCGAACCGCCGCGGACTTCTGTTTGACCGCCGCGTAGGCGCGGGCGTGCGTGATGTGCAGCAGCGCCTCGGTCTGGCCGTCGACGTGGCCCACGCCGCGGGTGAGGGCGGCTTCGGCGAGGTCGACGCAGTGGTGAGGCTGCTTGAGGCTCAGGCCTGGTGGGCAAGGGCCCGCATCATCCACGCGGCGTGACCGCGCGGGTCGGCTTCGTAGGCGAGCTGGTAGCCGACCTGGTAATAGCGCTGGGCGGCGCCCTCTTGGCCAAGGTCGTGGTGCTTCCACCCGGCGAGGTAGGCAAGTTCGGCGACGGCACCGAAGGCCGCTTGCCGTAAGGGTTCGTTCAGGAATCGGGCGCGGAGCATGGGGGCGGCGGTGTCGGCGAGGTAGGCGGTGACGGCGGTCAGGCCGTGGCCTCCGCCTAAGCGTTCGTCGGCCGCGCTGAAGGCTGCGGTGATCTGCCGTACGACATCCACGTCCTCCATGCCGACCGCCGAGCTGCCGGTGCGGGCCCGCAGCATGCGGGCCGTGGCCTCGTGGTCGTAGAAGAGCGGCATGGCCACGCCAGCCGTGGTGAAGGCAGCCACGGCAAGGAAGCGGTGGCGTTCGACGTCGGCACGGCCCAAGCAGGTGGCGGCCACAACAGGATCGGGCTCTTGCGACACGGCGGCTTCGGGTGTGCGAAGGCCGATCTCGGCCGAGGTGATGGAGCGGCCTGCTCGGCGGGACAGCGCCTCGGCGAGGTACTGGCCGGTCCGTCCAGTGGGCTGGCGTGTGCCGTTCGCCCAGTGCGAGACGGCCGATTTGTTGGTCTGGAGGATCTCGCCGTTCTCGGCCGCGATACGCCGGATGTCCTTCGCCACAGCCTCGTAGGTGCAGCCGATCGCTTCGATAACGTCACGCAGGCGGGAATTTGGCCCTCTCGGCGCTGCCACGATCGCCTCCGCTCCGGAGCTGTAAACCGCGTATACCGCTTCAACTGCTCTCACCGTACCCACTGTGCGTGACGCAGAGTTCACTAAGCATCAGCCGCCCGGCCCCGGTCCGACACCGTGACCAGGCTCCCCCTTCGGCCGGGCGGCTCCTCGAAGTTCCGTACGCCTACGCCGGGTTCAGGCACCCGTGTGACCGAACCCGGCCGATCAGAGACGGAGACACGGTGACCACCATCGACACCACGGCCATCACGGCCGTGCTGCCCGAGTCGTTCGACGAGCGCTGGAACCGCCTGCCCGGGATCCACGTCGACGGCCGGCGCACAACCATCAATCCGGCCGAGTACTTCTTCCGCTTCGAGTCCAACACCTGGCTCGTCGCTGACTGGGAACTGGTCAAGTCCCAGCTCCTGGAGGTGGAGGAGACCACCGAGAGCGCGGTCGAGCAGCTCGCGCTGGACTTCATCAGGGCCCACGCCACCTCCACCTCGGACGCCACCCGCGTGCTGTCCACCGCCTACGCGGTGTACGCCTACCTGTTCCGCGACGAGCACCTCGGCACCCTGGGCCTGCCGCAGATCACCGCGGAGCATCTGCGGATGCTGCGCGAGGCGGCCACGCTGATGGCGCTGAACAAGGTGGAGCTGAACGGGCATATCTCCAACGTCGGCCCGTGCTGGTTCTTCCCCGCCGCCACCTCCGTCGTCTTCGACCTGGACGACGAGATGGGCGGCCTCCTCGACGAGGTCTACCACGGCGGCTGGTTCAACGAGCACCGCCGCATCGAGTCCATCAAGGCCCACGCCGCCCTCGGCGGCCGGCTCGTGCACGGCTGCCAGTCCGTGCCGGACCAGACCGGCGGCGTCGTCGCGCCTTACGGTGCGTCGATGACCGCCTTCCGCGACGACCTCGCGGCCTTCAAGGCCGGATGGATCAAGCAGGTCTACGCCCACCGCGTGAGCCCAGCCGCATAGCACCGCCACACCAGGCTCCGGGGCGGGCCGGCACCTCCCGCCCGCCCCGGACGCCCCAACCTCCTGGAGCCCCACGTGACCGCGAACCCCAGCGCCGAACTCCTCGACAGCCTGCTCACCATCGCCGGACAGACCACCGCCGTGCGCAAGGAGGTGCGTGTGTGGTCCATGTCCGGTGTCGAGCGCCTGACCTTCCCCGACGCCACCACCACGATCTTCAAGTACGCGAAGCGGCCCTTCGACAGCGAAGACCATATCCTCCGTGGGGCGCACGCTCTTGGTGTCCCCGTTCCCCAGGTTCACGCCTCCGCCGTCCTGGACGGCTGGCTCGGCATCCTCATGGAAGACCTCGGCCCCGCCGTCCGCGACGCCAACGACCTCGACGGCACTGCCGCCGCCGTGGTCCTGCACGGCACCCGGACGGCTCCCGCCCTGCCCGTCCTCGACCAGGCCAGTCTTCGCATGCTGCCGAACCGGTCCCTGGACCATCTCGCCCGGCTCCGCAAGGCGGAGCGCTGGCAGGATACGGACGGCATTGAGAACGCGCTCGACCGAATCACCCAAGCCGCCGAGGCCCGTTCGGCCGGTGCAACAGTGGCTCCGTTCGGCTGGGTGCACTCCGAGTTCCACCCCACCAGCCTCCACATCGGCCAACGCGGCTGGCGGCTGCTGGACTTCGCCCGCGCCTTCACCGGCCCTGGCCTGCTCGACCTCGCCAGCTGGCATGGCACCCTCGATGCCCCCGACCCCGTGCGTCTGCGTGCCTTCCTGGAGCAGTACGTCACCGCCGGCGGCCCCCCCGACGCCCTCGCCCGGCGCGGCGGGCTCACCGCCGAGAACTGGGCCCTGGGCTGGCACCGCATGTGGGCCGTCGAGTGGTTCATGGAACAGTCCATCCGCTGGATCAATGACCCGGCCACCGACCCCGCCTACATCAAGGCCGTACGCCGCCACCTCACCGACGTCCTCCACCTCCTGGAGGTCTGACGTGCTCGCCCAGGCGTCCCCGTGGTACGTCCACGCCCTTAAGCGCACCATGGCCAGCCCCGCCGCGCCGTTGCCTGTGCCCGGACGCATGGAATGGACCACACGGCCACACAGCGGGCCTGGCGCCGAGATTCTCGGACCGGATCTGTGCCGCAAGCGACTGCTGGAACTCGGCTGCGGCCCCGGCCACAACGCCGCCCACCTCGCCACCCGCCACGGCGCCCAGGTCACCGGCGTCGATCTGGTCGGCCTGCAGGTCCGCCGAGCCCGCTCCCACTAAGGCCGGCTGAACAACCTCACCTTCGTCGCCGGCCATGCCCTGCACTACCTGCAAGCCTCCACTGAACCTTTCGACGCCATCTACTCCGTCTTCGGAGCCATCGGCCTCGTCGCCCCCGAACTCCTGCTCCCGGCCATCGCCCAGCGCCTCACCCCTGGGCGCACCCTCGCCTTCTCCGTCCCCCACCCCCAGCGCGGCGGCCTGCGCCCCACCGCCAACGACCGCCCTCGCCGTGACTGCATCACCCTCCCCGACCGCACCCGGCTGCCCATCGTCCGCTGGGACTTCGACGCCGACCGCTGGGAGAAACACCTCGACCGCGCCAGCCTCTGGCTCACCTCGGCCCAGGAGTTCCATGACCCCCGCCACGCAGGCTGCCGGCCCACCACCCTGCTGATCACCGCGCGCAGGGCTCGCCGAGGTCCAGGCACGGGTACGGCGAACCGGTTGGCGGCGATGCCTTGGCTGTTTCGGTGCGCGGCACAGCTGGGCTCTGCCGGCCGTGGTTGCGCCGGGCGCCGTGTGTCGCTCACCCACCGGCGCCGTGCAGGGGTACGGTCCGAGCGCCGGTCTGCGAAGGACTGGACCGTGTGGCAGAGCAGGCCCGGACGCTCTACACCACCGACAGAGGGTGTGGGGCACCCACTTCGCGCTTGAACATCACCCCTGACACGCTCGCGTGGTGATCCAATCGGCCGGGTGACGACGAAGGATTCACCGTGCCCGCCTCACCTCGCCGCCAGGCCGCCCGTCTGCGCGCCTCCTACACCCGGGAGACCGTCTCGCTCGCCGCCTCCGGGATCGCCCGTCGCGGCAGGAACGGTCCTATGCTCCGCAGCGGTCTGGGCCTCGACATCTGCACAGCGGCGCAGCGGCGACTGCGTACGCTGCTGGCCCTCGGCATGTTCAACCACGGCCCGACCAGCCTGTGGCCGCGCCACGTCAGCCTGGCCGGAACTCCGTTCGACTTGCAGGTTCCAAAATCGGTTGACTCAGTACGCCGTTCCGTCGGCGCGCTGGCCGGGCGAGCGGGACAGCGAGCTGATGGTGTTGTGCTTGACCCAGCCGCCGGTCGCCGAGCCGTCCGGGCTTCGGTTGATGGACACCCCGTCGGAGTCCGCCTGGCTTGAGGAGTAGGTCATCGACTGGACCGTCGCTCCGGCCGAATCCCGCAGGATCACCTGGTCACCGCTGTTGGACAGGCTGAGGCCGCCGGTGCTGGCCGGCACCGCCACGATGCCACCGGGAATCGAGGAGCCCGCGCCGAACACGGTGATCGCCTTGCCGGGTTGCAGCGTCGTACCGGCCGCGAACGTGTGCCGCACCGCCGACCCGTCCCGGAGGGTCCAGCCGGCGATGCTGATGGCCGTGCCACCGGTGTTCACGATCTCGACGGCCTCGCCGGCGGTGCTGCTGCCCGGTTCGTTGGCCAGCACCTCGTTGATGATGACGTTGGCGGGTCCGCCGTCTCCGGCGGTGACGTTCTGGGTCGTGGTGTGGGTGGCCCCGCCGTTGTCCGTCACGGTCAGCGAGACCGCGTAGGTTCCGGCCGATGCGTAGGTCACGGTCGGGTTCGTCGCCGTCGAGGTCTGGCCGTTGCCGAAGTCCCAGCTGCGGCTCACGACGGTGCCGTCGGAGTCGGTGCTGCCATCGGTGAAGGTGCAGTTGAGAGCGGTGCAGGAGTGCGTGTACGACGCCGTGGGCTGCTGGTTCGCGCCGCCACCGCCGATGACGAAGTCGTAGCGGGCCAGCACCGGGTAGTGGTCACTGGTCGTCGTCGCGTAGTTCGGGACGTAGGCCTGGGGCTGGAACGCGGTTGCCGAGCCGGCGACGTACTTCGCCTGCACCTCGTTGGTGGTGAGCTGGTGGTCGATGAAGTCCGGGTAGCTCGTCGTCGACGCCACGCCCGCCAGCGACAGGGCCCGCGTCGGGAACGTGTAACGCGCCGCGTCGTTCACGAAGTTGGCGTACGGCGAAGCTTTGCCGGAGGTGATGGAGGTGTCGACGTCGTCGTTCCAGTCACCGATGACGAAGACGTTCTGGGTGGGGTAGGTCGTGTCGAGGTAGGACTTGAGGGCCTGCGACGCCGGGTTGCGCAGGTTCCACGCGTCCGTGGTGGACCCGGCCTTCGCGTGCAGGACGATGAAGACGAGGTCACGGGTGACACCGTCGAACGTGCCGCGCAGCGTGAACTCCACCGGCGGGCGGCCGGCGAAGTTGCTGTTCTGGCCGGTCAGGATGACCTTCGCGCTCACCAGCGTGGCCATGCTGGAGCGCCAGACGAGGGCGACCTTCTGCTCGGTGTTGCCGAAGTCCGAGTAGTACTGGGCACCGTTCGTCACGACCGGGTCGTTGGCCACGACCCCGGTGTACCCGGGCATGCCGGCCACGAGGGTGTCGAACGCCGAGGTGCTGACGACCTCGGACAGGCCCCACACGTCCATGTCGGCGCCCGCCATGACGTCGCGGACGTTCTGCTGCTGAAGCGCCTCGTCGGTCGGGCCGAAGTCCGGCGCGCCGAACCACTCGACGTTCCAGTTGCCGACGTCGAGCTGTGTCGGCGATCCCTGCGACGGAACCGAGGCGGCGGCATGCGCCGCAGGGCCGGTGGTGAGCATGGCCAGCGCCACGGCGGCGGCCAGGCAGGCGGCGCCGGGCGCGGCGATGCGGCGGGGGCGTCTGACAGGTATGTGACGAGGTGACATGAAGGTGCCTTTCGCGAGCGGTTGCGGAAGGTTCGCGGAGCACCGCACCGGAGGTGTGTGGGGACACGCCGCCGCGGCAGGGCAGTTCTAGGCGGGCCGGGTTGCACGCGGGGGACCGGAAGATTTCCTCCGCATGTCATTTCTACGCGCGTTGCGCAGTGTGCACCGGGCGCCGGGTGCGGCGCCATACCCCGTACAGGGCCCATCTGTTGAGCGGCGCTCCCCACGACCTCTCCCCAAACGGCCTCGGACGGGTGCGTCCAGCAAGTGGTGCAACTCGCGGGTTTGCTGCTACTGCCGGGCTGCGGTGAGGCGGCCGTCGAAGGCGATGCCGATGGCCTGGAGGGCCGGCTTCCATCGCCTGGTCCAGCGTTTCGCGCCGTTCCCGGTCGAATCCAGGCTCATGACCGCACATGGACGCACTTGAGGGCGGCCTGCTCAGTGGGGAAATGCCCGCGGGCGCGCACGGCCTTGCGGATCCGGGCGTTCGCGCTCTCGATGGCGTCCTCGGTGAACTCCGGGAACCGCTCCATGGCGGCTTCCTCGGTCGGCGCCGTGCAGACCGGGCGGAGGGCTTCCGCGATCTTCTACCAGGAGGCTGCCTTCATGCGCGCACGGCCGGAAGATCACCCGACCAGGACTCCGTTCGACTTGCGGGTTCCAGGATCGGCTGAGATACGGCTTCTGAGACACCCCAGCCGACTCCCACCCCGCACCCGCACCCTCCCCTTCCGCGAGCGCGGGACGGCAGGCCCCCAGCCCGCCCAGCCGAACCACGAGGAGCCGCACCCTGACCCACCCCACTCCGACCATCAACACACCCGCAGACCCCCGCGGCGCCGACGCCACCGTGTCCGAGCCGGGCAAACGATGCCCAGCGGCCTGCACGCCGCCACCCGCCCGACGGGCACCACGGTCAGCAGTCACAACGTGTCGTCCCTGCTCGCGGAACTCACCCGCCACAACGACTGTGCCGACGCCCTGCACGCCCTGGTCCTGCCCGCCGACCACCTCGACACGCACCGCAGCCCCATCGACCACGCACGCCGCCACGCCCTGTTCTCCATGCGGCCCTGCTTCATCGACCCGATGCAATGACGGAACCTGCAGCGTCGGCTGCGGGCCGATCACCTCCCCGCCAGCACGCACGCCCAACGCCGGATCTTCCACGCCCTGACCGGCACACCCCCCGGCGGCTCGCGCACTCCTCCCCCGATTCCTCGGCGCACCCGGTCCGGTACCACATCAGGTACCAGTAGCGGTACCGCGGGATCCATGCCTGCACTCAACGTGGAATTCACCGAGGAAGAGATGGCTCGGCTGCGGGAGCGGGCGGCGCTCACAGGCCGGAGCCTGAAGCAGCACGTGCACGACGTGACCGTGGAGGAGGCCGACCGGATCTCCTTCGTCGAAGGCGCGGTCGCCGAAGCCGCCCGGATCCTGCCCGGTGTCACGGCCCGCTTCCCCGAAGGACAGCGGTGAGCCCGATCATCCGTGTCGACGTCGGCTGGGTCCTGCAGATCCGGTCCGCGATCTCCCCGCTGAACGTGCCCATCGCGGACTGGGGCGCCCTGGGGTTCATGGCCGGCCGGCACACCTTCGAGCGCGAACGCGGCGTCCTCCACTACGAAGAACCCGCCGCACGGGCTGCGACCTTCCTGCACACCGCACTGCTGCTGCGCCCCTTCACCGACTACAACCTCGTCATCGGATGGGCCTGCACCAGCCAGTACATGCACCTCTCCCACCAGCCCCTGAAGCCCAAGGACGACGACCTGTACGAACTCGCCCACACCGTCCGCGCACAGGAAGCCGACCTCCGCACCGTCGCACAGCGCCTGGAGTCCTGGCGCACCGCATGACACCGGCGGGCCGGCTTGGGGAGCACGGTTGCGGACCGCTTGCCATCCCCCCTCCATGGGCCGGCGTCCCGTGTTTGAGGGATGCGCCGACAGCGAGCGAGGGGGACGTCACCTGTGGGGGCCTCGCCACCGGTGGAAGAAGGTCTCTCCCGGGCCAGCTCCCAGGCGCATCGGCACGCCGGTCAGCACCGTGCCCACATCGATCGTGTCCCGGGAACCAAGGACGGTGAACCCGCGCCGCTCGTCGTAGGGACCGAGCGCGCGGGAGGTCTCGAACCCACTGAACAGCAGGATGTAGTCCAACTGCCGGTAGACCTGCACGCACCGCTTCAGCACAGCCGTGCCGATCCCGCGGCCCCGGGTGTCCTCACTCACCGCGACCGCTTTGATCTTCGCGTACTTCACCATCGACGCCAGTGCGTGACCGTTGTGACCGGGCAGCTTCATGACCATCGCAGCGACCGCACCGGACGGGACAGGCAACGACAGAGCCGCCCCGGCGCCCGCCCCTTCCCCTTCGGCGTGGGCGGGGCGGCAGGGACCCCGCCCACGCCGAAGCCCCAAGGAGTCGCCGCCCATGGCCAGCCCGAGCCCTGCCACCGATACGCCCGCCGGCCTCGTGCGCGCCACCGTCGGCCCTCGCGACACCGACACCGCCGCGTCCGAGCCGGGCGGAGCGATGCGCGGCAGCACAATGATGACGACGGCCTCGGCGCCACCCAGGCGCCGACGGGACGGGGTACCTCGCTCCACGCAGGAGAGGGCGGAACGGGGCTCGGGCACAAGGCCTCCCTGATGTTCGGATCCGGCGACCCGCGGCCAGCGGACACCTGTCACTGACTCCAACCAGGCGAACCACTGGGGCGGTTGCAGCCGCCCGCGGCGTAGTGGCCAGTTCAGGGCACGGGGCGCACGATTCCGACCCTTTCTGCGACCCCAAGGTCCCGCCGCTGGCGGGCCTTTGCGGCAATCACCCCTACGCACTGTCTTCGTCGGCAGAGTGGACGCCCGCACGTCCCTTGCTTACGAAGCGACTACGCCGGGGATGCCAGATGCAGGGATGATCTGACACTGCCGCGGCATGGGACCCAGTTATGGGGTACCTGCTGCGGGCGCCCGCCAGGGCAATGGGGGGATCAGTTGTGGCTCACGTTGTGGTGGTTCACGGAATCGGACAAGAGTACGTCGGGCCTGAATCGTTGGAGCTGAGCATCGCACCAGGTCTGCGGGACGGCATACGGCTGGCGCAGGGCCGGGACTCTGCGGCAGACCTGGTGACCGTGGCCTGCGCCTCGTACGGTCACTTGTTCCTCGCGTCCGACACCCGAAGCTGGTCACTGCCCCCGTGGGACGAGACAGATGTCGAGGAGGGTCTTGAGGCTGAACTGCTCATGGCGTGGTGGGAGCAAGCGGCGCGGGTGGATAGGGCTGTGACCGGCCCGGACGAGCCGGGCACGCTCGGCGGGGCCGCGTATGGCGCGTCTCGTCTGCTGCTGTCGGATCGGGTACGCGCCGCGCTGGACGCGCTCAGCGGGTCCCGCTACTTCGGCTATGTCTCGGACCGGATGTTGATCTTCGCGTTGAAGCAGGTCCGCCGCTATATGACGGAGCCGGAGCTGCGGAGTGCCGCACAGGCGCAGGTGGCAGCCCTGGTCTCGGACGATACTCGGGTACTCGTGGGCCATTCCCTGGGCTCGGTCGTGGCCTATGAAGCCCTGTGCGCGCATCCGAAGTGGCCGGTGACGGATCTGATCACCCTTGGGTCACCGCTGGGGATCCGGCGCATGATCTTTGACCGGCTCGATCCCTCGCCGGTCCAGGGCGTGGGGGTCTGGCCGGGCGGAGTGCGCCGGTGGACGAACATCGCGGACCCTGGGGACATCGTGGCGCTGGTGGACCGGCTTGCTGACCGATTCGGTGCACGGGTGCAGGACCACCGGATCACCAACGGCGTGCGCATGCACGATCTGTTGCGCTATCTGACCGCTGTCACCACCGGCCGCACCGTTGCCGAAGCGCTGTCAGGCCCAACGGGCAGGACGGTTGCGGGTGTTCAATGAAGCAAGAAAATGCGGCGGAGTGTGCCGAGCAGAGCTATCTCATCACGATTGGCGTCAACACCCCTCAGGGCCAGAGGCGCAACGAACTCAGGTATCCGGTACGGGACGCCGAACGAGTGCGTGAACTGCTGACGCCGAGGGGGTACACACCCGTCCTTTCCAGCCTTTGGCAGAGCCCGACGGCGACCGAGGTGCGGAACAGAATCAAGGGCTGGGCAGCGAGCGCGGGGCTTGGCCCGAAGAGCGTGGTCGTCGTGTACTTCGCGGGTCACGGCTTCAAGGGCGAGTTGCACCACGAGCTCGTGTGCGCGGATGAGGAGGGCGCAGAGAGCACGCTGAGGACGGATGACCTGTGCGGTCCTCTGCTGGAGAGTCGGCTCGGACACCTCCTGGTCATGCTCGACACGTGCTATGCGGGCGCGGGGACGGCACAACTGGCTGAGGTGAGCAGCAGGTTGGCTTCCAAAAGGAACCGGCCCAGCGGTGTCTGGCTGATGGCCTCGGCGCGCGGCAAGGAACAGGCGAAGGAGCGTGCGTTCGTGGACGGGCTGACCAATGCCCTGACGGACACGCGCATGCGGCTTCCTCAATTCCTGGACGTCGACGAGGTCACTCGCAGGATCCAGCGCTACCTCGGCGAACATTCCCCGGCGCAGCACGTGTCGGTGTACACCGTGGACAGCGACGGACACGCTCCGTTCTTCCCCAATCTGCCCGCCGACGGCCTGGACGCGGCCGCTGTGGTCCGTCTGTACAGCCGTGACCGCTTTCACTTCGAGCCACGGGGCCGCGGCATTGAGCACCTGGGGGAACAAGGCGACCACTTCGTCGGCCGGACAGCCACTCTGACCGAGCTGGCCCGGTGGCTCGCAGGCCCGCACGACGGCCGGGCACGTGTGGTCACCGGAGCCCCGGGGTCGGGGAAGTCCGCGGTGCTGGGGAGGCTTCTTCTGCTGTCGGACGAAGACTATGCGGCCCGGACGGACGCCCGGCCCGAGACCCTGCCCCCGCGGGGATTGACCCTCGTGCCGCTCCACGCACGCCGTGCCACCCTGGAGCGGCTGGTCACCGACCTGGCCGCCGTGCTGGGATCACCCGGCTTGAACCGCGGTGAACTGCTGGAGATTCTGGGGCGGCGCACCACTGCGCTGGTGGTCGTGGTGGACGCGCTGGACGAGGCCGGAACCGCCGGGGACAGCGCGGAAGGCGCGCGCATCGCCAGGGAGTTGCTGCAGCCCCTCAGTACGCTGGCCGGCATACGGCTGATCGTGGGGGCGCGCCGCCCGCTGGTGCCTGCTCTGGGCCATGCGACGACCGTTTATGACCTGGACGAGCACGGCAGTCACTTTGCTGCGGATGATGTCGTCGCCTATGCCCGCAGCCTGCTGCTGGACTCGCATGAGGCGAATAGCCTCTCCCCCTACCGTGACAATCCGGCACTCGCCGACACGGTCGCCCGGGGCATCGCCGTGCGGGCCGGCACCTGCTTCCTGGTCGCACGCATGACCGCCCGCGCCCTGGTTCAGGGGCAGAGGACC from Streptomyces davaonensis JCM 4913 encodes the following:
- a CDS encoding NUDIX domain-containing protein; translation: MAQRITDDQPKALPPALESMTLLVAAVIVHDRATDRVVLLQRSQNAKFAQGMWDLPVGKSEPGEPITKTAVRELHEETGMTVKPEALRVAHIIHGAWGVEAPNGFLTVVFAAHEWAGEPENREPRKHAQVCWVDAASIPESFVDTTASALHAYFRQGPQVSLDGWQS
- a CDS encoding phosphotransferase family protein — translated: MTANPSAELLDSLLTIAGQTTAVRKEVRVWSMSGVERLTFPDATTTIFKYAKRPFDSEDHILRGAHALGVPVPQVHASAVLDGWLGILMEDLGPAVRDANDLDGTAAAVVLHGTRTAPALPVLDQASLRMLPNRSLDHLARLRKAERWQDTDGIENALDRITQAAEARSAGATVAPFGWVHSEFHPTSLHIGQRGWRLLDFARAFTGPGLLDLASWHGTLDAPDPVRLRAFLEQYVTAGGPPDALARRGGLTAENWALGWHRMWAVEWFMEQSIRWINDPATDPAYIKAVRRHLTDVLHLLEV
- a CDS encoding lamin tail domain-containing protein produces the protein MSPRHIPVRRPRRIAAPGAACLAAAVALAMLTTGPAAHAAASVPSQGSPTQLDVGNWNVEWFGAPDFGPTDEALQQQNVRDVMAGADMDVWGLSEVVSTSAFDTLVAGMPGYTGVVANDPVVTNGAQYYSDFGNTEQKVALVWRSSMATLVSAKVILTGQNSNFAGRPPVEFTLRGTFDGVTRDLVFIVLHAKAGSTTDAWNLRNPASQALKSYLDTTYPTQNVFVIGDWNDDVDTSITSGKASPYANFVNDAARYTFPTRALSLAGVASTTSYPDFIDHQLTTNEVQAKYVAGSATAFQPQAYVPNYATTTSDHYPVLARYDFVIGGGGANQQPTASYTHSCTALNCTFTDGSTDSDGTVVSRSWDFGNGQTSTATNPTVTYASAGTYAVSLTVTDNGGATHTTTQNVTAGDGGPANVIINEVLANEPGSSTAGEAVEIVNTGGTAISIAGWTLRDGSAVRHTFAAGTTLQPGKAITVFGAGSSIPGGIVAVPASTGGLSLSNSGDQVILRDSAGATVQSMTYSSSQADSDGVSINRSPDGSATGGWVKHNTISSLSRSPGQRADGTAY
- a CDS encoding GNAT family N-acetyltransferase, with translation MPEPRSALSCVERGTPSRRRLGGAEAVVIIVLPRIAPPGSDAAVSVSRGPTVARTRPAGVSVAGLGLAMGGDSLGLRRGRGPCRPAHAEGEGAGAGAALSLPVPSGAVAAMVMKLPGHNGHALASMVKYAKIKAVAVSEDTRGRGIGTAVLKRCVQVYRQLDYILLFSGFETSRALGPYDERRGFTVLGSRDTIDVGTVLTGVPMRLGAGPGETFFHRWRGPHR
- a CDS encoding alpha/beta hydrolase family protein, yielding MELSIAPGLRDGIRLAQGRDSAADLVTVACASYGHLFLASDTRSWSLPPWDETDVEEGLEAELLMAWWEQAARVDRAVTGPDEPGTLGGAAYGASRLLLSDRVRAALDALSGSRYFGYVSDRMLIFALKQVRRYMTEPELRSAAQAQVAALVSDDTRVLVGHSLGSVVAYEALCAHPKWPVTDLITLGSPLGIRRMIFDRLDPSPVQGVGVWPGGVRRWTNIADPGDIVALVDRLADRFGARVQDHRITNGVRMHDLLRYLTAVTTGRTVAEALSGPTGRTVAGVQ